In Microbacterium foliorum, the following proteins share a genomic window:
- a CDS encoding nicotinate phosphoribosyltransferase, translating to MTTSTALLTDRYELTMLAAALRDGTASRPSVFELFSRRLSGGRRFGVVAGTGRLLTLLREFRFGEDELRFLRDNHVVDAESLTYLENYRFTGSIRGYREGELYFPGSPILTVEGSFADAVVLETLALSVLNHDSAVATAASRMSIAAGERPLAEMGSRRAAEQSAVAAARAAYIAGFRATSNLEAGRRWGIPTMGTAAHSWTLLHETEEEAFRSQIDSLGTDTTLLVDTYDIRTGVETAIRVTGTGLGGVRIDSGDLPIVAAEVRAQLDELGATGTRITVTSDLDEYAIAALAASPVDAYGVGTSVVTGSGYPTASMVYKLVARQDPSGAWIGVAKASSDKASHGGRKAAFRTLVDGVAEAETVVVSDGFEELDTPAEHADGRALQTTFVEGGEIDTAFEGPEGTASARAHHLRVREELPVRALALSKSDPAIPTVFVDAN from the coding sequence ATGACGACGTCCACGGCGCTTCTGACCGATCGTTACGAACTCACCATGCTCGCCGCCGCGCTTCGCGACGGCACGGCATCGCGACCGAGTGTGTTCGAACTGTTCTCCCGGCGACTGTCCGGGGGGCGCCGCTTCGGCGTCGTGGCCGGCACCGGACGTCTGCTCACGCTGCTGCGCGAGTTCCGTTTCGGAGAGGACGAGCTGCGGTTCCTCCGCGACAACCACGTCGTGGATGCCGAGTCGCTCACCTATCTCGAGAACTACCGCTTCACCGGATCGATCCGGGGCTACCGTGAGGGCGAGCTGTACTTCCCCGGATCCCCGATCCTCACGGTCGAGGGCAGCTTCGCCGACGCCGTCGTGCTCGAGACGCTGGCTCTCAGCGTCCTCAACCACGACTCGGCCGTCGCCACCGCCGCGTCTCGCATGAGCATCGCGGCGGGCGAGCGCCCGCTGGCTGAGATGGGTTCCCGTCGCGCCGCCGAGCAGTCCGCCGTCGCCGCCGCACGCGCCGCCTACATCGCGGGCTTCCGCGCTACGAGCAACCTCGAGGCCGGACGCCGGTGGGGCATCCCGACGATGGGCACCGCCGCGCACTCGTGGACCCTCCTGCACGAGACCGAGGAGGAGGCCTTCCGGTCGCAGATCGACAGCCTCGGGACCGACACGACCCTGCTCGTCGACACCTACGACATCCGCACCGGCGTCGAGACGGCGATCCGCGTCACCGGCACGGGCCTGGGCGGAGTGCGGATCGATTCCGGCGACCTGCCGATCGTCGCCGCGGAGGTGCGGGCACAGCTCGACGAGCTCGGTGCGACAGGCACTCGCATCACGGTCACCAGCGATCTCGACGAGTACGCGATCGCCGCTCTGGCGGCGTCACCGGTCGACGCGTACGGCGTCGGCACCTCGGTGGTCACAGGCTCCGGATACCCCACGGCGAGCATGGTCTACAAGCTCGTGGCTCGTCAGGACCCGAGCGGAGCATGGATCGGCGTCGCGAAGGCCTCGTCCGACAAGGCGTCGCACGGCGGGCGCAAGGCCGCCTTCCGCACCCTCGTCGACGGCGTCGCCGAGGCCGAGACCGTCGTGGTCTCAGATGGCTTCGAAGAGCTCGACACTCCGGCGGAGCACGCGGACGGGCGCGCGTTGCAGACGACGTTCGTCGAGGGTGGCGAGATCGACACCGCGTTCGAGGGCCCCGAGGGCACCGCCTCCGCGCGTGCGCATCACCTTCGGGTGCGTGAGGAGCTCCCTGTGCGAGCGCTCGCGCTCAGCAAATCGGACCCGGCGATCCCCACCGTCTTCGTCGACGCGAACTGA
- a CDS encoding cation diffusion facilitator family transporter, producing the protein MHDHAPAAGGIRSASHRRLLAISLTLTATIMVVQVVGAILTGSLALLADAAHMFTDASALVIALIAAAVAARPADDRRTFGYQRAEVFGALINAIILIVLAGWVAFEAVGRLLNPGETEVVGGLMLIVAVVGLVANAISMWLLSRAQRTSINVRGAYLEVMGDLIGSAMVIIAAIIIVTTGWMPADAIASMMIAVLIIPRAISLLREVFSVLSESAPAGTAVSDIRQHLLDYDGVVGVHDVHVWQLTRGAPVFSAHVSVEPALLADGRSTRLLNDLQSCLAHHFDVEHSTFQIEPAEQSDCEPHHA; encoded by the coding sequence ATGCACGATCACGCACCCGCCGCCGGCGGCATCCGCTCGGCCAGCCATCGTCGGCTTCTGGCGATCTCGCTGACCCTGACCGCGACCATCATGGTCGTGCAGGTGGTGGGTGCGATCCTCACCGGGTCTCTCGCGCTGCTGGCGGATGCGGCCCACATGTTCACCGATGCGTCGGCTCTCGTGATCGCCCTCATCGCCGCGGCGGTCGCCGCGCGCCCGGCCGATGACCGGCGCACATTCGGGTACCAGAGGGCCGAGGTGTTCGGAGCCCTGATCAACGCGATCATCCTGATCGTGCTCGCGGGTTGGGTCGCGTTCGAGGCCGTCGGACGACTGCTGAATCCGGGCGAGACCGAGGTCGTGGGCGGGCTGATGCTCATCGTCGCCGTCGTGGGCCTCGTCGCCAATGCGATCTCGATGTGGTTGCTCAGCCGCGCGCAGCGCACCAGCATCAACGTGCGAGGTGCGTATCTCGAGGTGATGGGCGACCTGATCGGCTCGGCGATGGTCATCATCGCCGCGATCATCATCGTGACCACCGGATGGATGCCGGCCGATGCGATTGCATCGATGATGATCGCCGTGCTGATCATCCCGCGGGCGATCTCGCTGCTGCGCGAGGTGTTCTCGGTGCTCTCGGAGTCAGCGCCCGCTGGAACCGCGGTCAGCGACATCCGTCAGCACCTGCTCGACTACGACGGCGTGGTGGGGGTGCACGACGTGCACGTATGGCAGCTCACCCGTGGAGCCCCCGTCTTCAGCGCACACGTCAGCGTGGAACCGGCTCTCCTGGCCGACGGACGCTCGACCAGGCTGCTGAACGATCTCCAGTCGTGCCTCGCGCACCACTTCGACGTCGAGCATTCGACCTTCCAGATCGAGCCGGCCGAGCAGTCGGACTGCGAGCCGCATCACGCGTGA
- the rph gene encoding ribonuclease PH: MTSIVRADGRSTDQLREITIERGWSSHAEGSALISFGGTKVLCTASFTNGVPRWLTGKGRGWVTAEYSMLPRATNSRNDRESVKGRIGGRTHEISRLIGRALRAVVDTKALGENTIVIDCDVLQADGGTRTAAITGAYVALADAIEWGREKKFIGKNATPLLDSVAAISVGIIDGEPMLDLAYVEDVRAETDMNIVVTGRGLFVEVQGTAEGAPFDKRELDALLDLGVAGCADLKDHQLKALAG; this comes from the coding sequence ATGACCAGCATCGTCCGCGCCGACGGCCGTTCCACCGACCAGCTCCGCGAGATCACGATCGAGCGCGGATGGAGCAGCCACGCTGAGGGATCGGCACTGATCAGCTTCGGCGGCACGAAGGTGCTGTGCACCGCGTCGTTCACGAACGGCGTGCCTCGCTGGCTCACCGGCAAGGGCAGGGGGTGGGTCACGGCCGAGTACTCGATGCTTCCTCGCGCGACCAACAGCCGCAACGACCGCGAGAGCGTCAAGGGCCGCATCGGCGGACGCACGCACGAGATCTCCCGTCTGATCGGACGCGCGCTTCGCGCCGTGGTCGACACCAAGGCGCTCGGCGAGAACACGATCGTCATCGACTGCGACGTGCTGCAGGCAGACGGAGGGACGCGCACCGCCGCGATCACCGGAGCGTACGTCGCGCTGGCGGACGCCATCGAGTGGGGCCGTGAGAAGAAGTTCATCGGCAAGAACGCGACGCCGCTGCTCGATTCTGTGGCCGCGATCTCTGTCGGCATCATCGACGGCGAGCCCATGCTCGATCTGGCATACGTCGAGGACGTCCGCGCCGAGACCGACATGAACATCGTCGTCACCGGTCGTGGACTCTTCGTCGAGGTGCAGGGAACCGCAGAGGGGGCGCCTTTCGACAAGCGCGAGCTCGACGCCCTGCTCGATCTGGGCGTCGCCGGGTGCGCCGACCTGAAGGACCACCAGCTGAAGGCGCTCGCCGGCTGA
- a CDS encoding DedA family protein — protein sequence MHHAALIPWLDPATIIGSAGPWALLVVCFIVFAETGLLVGFLLPGDTLLVISGLLSHPIAGSEHGVFGINVWIVALLIGLAAFVGGEVGYLIGHKGGPAVFERKESGLFSKKNVERTNAFFERFGGITVILARFVPIVRTFAPVAAGVGHMPWRRYTLYNLIGAILWGFGLTMFGYAIGFIPPVAHFVESYIDLILLAAVGGTALITVWHYFSERHKAKKEAAAGEGETDAAEAEALALDPEVFDRAPDFDGDGKH from the coding sequence ATGCATCACGCCGCTCTCATCCCCTGGCTCGACCCCGCCACCATCATCGGTTCGGCCGGCCCCTGGGCGCTTCTCGTGGTGTGCTTCATCGTCTTCGCCGAGACGGGCCTGCTTGTCGGATTCCTGCTGCCGGGCGACACGCTGCTGGTGATCTCCGGTCTGCTGTCGCACCCGATCGCCGGCTCCGAGCACGGCGTCTTCGGCATCAACGTGTGGATCGTCGCGCTGCTCATCGGTCTCGCCGCCTTCGTCGGTGGTGAAGTCGGCTATCTGATCGGGCACAAGGGTGGTCCTGCGGTCTTCGAACGCAAGGAATCGGGCCTGTTCAGCAAGAAGAACGTCGAGCGGACCAACGCGTTCTTCGAGCGCTTCGGCGGCATCACCGTCATCCTCGCCCGCTTCGTGCCGATCGTGCGCACGTTCGCGCCGGTCGCCGCCGGTGTGGGCCACATGCCGTGGCGGCGCTACACGCTGTACAACCTGATCGGTGCGATCCTCTGGGGCTTCGGCCTCACGATGTTCGGCTACGCGATCGGGTTCATCCCGCCGGTCGCGCACTTCGTCGAGAGCTACATCGACCTGATCCTGCTCGCAGCCGTCGGCGGCACCGCGCTGATCACCGTCTGGCACTACTTCTCGGAGCGCCACAAGGCCAAGAAGGAGGCCGCGGCAGGCGAGGGAGAGACCGACGCCGCCGAGGCCGAAGCGCTCGCCCTCGACCCCGAGGTCTTCGACCGCGCTCCCGACTTCGACGGCGACGGCAAGCACTGA
- the ku gene encoding non-homologous end joining protein Ku, whose amino-acid sequence MRTIWKGALTFGLVNVPVKVYSATEDHDVPLHQVHEKDGGRIRYQRTCEVCGETVAYADIDRAYVDEGQTVVLTKDDLAALPAEKSREIDVVEFVPSDQVDLLTLDKPYYLEPDSKSPKAYVLLRRTLEQTDRTAIVRFTLRQKTRLAALRVRGKVLVLQTLLWADEVREAEFPALDEDVRISKKELELSASLVDSYSADFDPESFVDEYQKELRTLIDAKIEAGDTFDVSDTFAEAEGDGDAKSGEVIDLMEALRASVARTKAARSESSEAKASTKKSPGKKKAG is encoded by the coding sequence ATGAGAACGATCTGGAAGGGCGCGCTGACCTTCGGCCTCGTGAACGTGCCGGTCAAGGTGTACTCCGCGACCGAAGACCACGATGTGCCGCTGCATCAGGTGCACGAGAAGGACGGCGGGCGCATCCGCTATCAGCGCACGTGCGAGGTGTGCGGCGAGACCGTGGCCTATGCCGATATCGATCGCGCGTACGTCGACGAGGGGCAGACAGTCGTTCTCACCAAGGACGATCTGGCGGCGCTGCCGGCCGAGAAGAGCCGTGAGATCGATGTCGTCGAGTTCGTGCCCTCCGACCAGGTCGACCTGCTGACGCTCGACAAGCCCTACTACCTCGAGCCCGACTCGAAGTCCCCGAAGGCCTACGTGCTGCTGCGCAGGACGCTCGAGCAGACCGATCGCACGGCGATCGTGCGGTTCACGCTGCGTCAGAAGACCCGCCTCGCCGCCCTCAGAGTGCGTGGCAAGGTGCTCGTGCTGCAGACGCTGCTGTGGGCCGACGAGGTGCGCGAGGCCGAGTTCCCGGCACTGGACGAGGACGTGCGGATCTCGAAGAAGGAGCTCGAGCTCTCAGCATCCCTCGTCGACAGCTACTCGGCCGACTTCGACCCCGAGTCGTTCGTCGACGAGTACCAGAAGGAGCTGCGCACGCTGATCGACGCGAAGATCGAGGCGGGCGACACGTTCGATGTCTCGGACACGTTCGCCGAGGCCGAGGGCGATGGCGACGCCAAGAGCGGCGAGGTCATCGACCTGATGGAGGCGCTGCGCGCCAGCGTCGCGCGCACGAAGGCCGCGCGATCGGAGTCGTCCGAGGCGAAGGCGAGCACCAAGAAGAGCCCGGGCAAGAAGAAGGCGGGCTGA
- a CDS encoding dihydrofolate reductase family protein — MRDLTYYIGVTLDGFIAGPDDEVDFYPVTPAFAETLGTELADLQPARVRAARGGADDPLTRFDTVVMGRRTFEPALEVGITDPYSHLRTVVFSRSLEDPGEANVEVVSTDPVARVRELKAEDGLGIYLAGGASLAGVLLDEIDRLIVKKYPVIAGSGIPMARHEFSPTQFALDQVRSFDNGCVILEYSRSR, encoded by the coding sequence ATGCGAGATCTCACCTACTACATCGGAGTCACTCTCGACGGGTTCATCGCCGGCCCTGATGACGAGGTCGACTTCTATCCCGTGACTCCGGCCTTCGCCGAGACGCTCGGCACCGAGCTCGCCGACCTCCAGCCGGCACGCGTTCGCGCGGCGCGCGGAGGCGCGGACGACCCGCTGACCCGGTTCGACACGGTCGTGATGGGCCGACGCACGTTCGAGCCTGCGCTGGAGGTCGGCATCACCGACCCGTACTCGCACCTGCGCACGGTCGTGTTCAGTCGCTCGCTCGAAGACCCGGGTGAAGCCAACGTCGAGGTCGTGAGCACCGATCCCGTCGCGCGGGTGCGGGAGCTCAAGGCGGAGGATGGGCTGGGCATCTACCTCGCGGGCGGAGCCTCGCTCGCGGGCGTGCTGCTCGACGAGATCGATCGCCTGATCGTCAAGAAGTACCCGGTGATCGCCGGGTCCGGCATCCCGATGGCGAGGCATGAGTTCTCGCCGACGCAGTTCGCCCTCGACCAGGTGCGGTCGTTCGACAACGGCTGCGTCATACTCGAGTACTCCCGCTCCCGCTGA
- the ligD gene encoding non-homologous end-joining DNA ligase — protein MVAEAQNVQIDGRRLRITNLDKVVYPETGTTKGEIIAYYTAIAPHILPLLAGRPVTRKRWVEGVGTADAPADAFFTKQLEPGAPSWIPRHAIEHSDGPKDYPLVDDVPTLVWLAQVAAIELHVPQWRFTADGLPGRPDRLVLDLDPGPGVELAQCAEVARIARGLLTDMGLDPVPVTSGSKGIHLYAALPEQQTSDEISLVVKEIARLIEAEHPDLATSIMAKAARGGKVFLDWSQNNGKKTTISPYSMRGRAQPWVAAPRTWEELDDPDLAQLDFATVLERAESGLDPLAPLRSDHPHERPHSVETKSEQTPAEATVTRSAASRHRPRIAAAPSASAPVTPASVSPMLAENGTPAIARSLSSPSWVEVKWDGIRAIGTWGDGRMLIHARSGTDITARYPELTADGAPFLPVTDAIIDGEIVAFDAHGRPSFSMLQNRMHLTRPREIEREVVRTPIVYMAFDLLRLDGHDLSSMPLTQRRTLLEEVISDLDAPVQVPPVFDDLDAALAASDEFGLEGVVVKDPSSRYRPGQRSPSWLKIKHTRMQEVVIVGIRPGKGDREGTFGSLLLAVPDGGRLRYVGRVGTGFTDRMLRDLLARLAPLRVDAAPLDGVPALDASDALWVEPELVGEVEFANWTPDGVLRHSRWRGLRPDKTPAEVVVEA, from the coding sequence ATGGTCGCAGAGGCTCAGAACGTGCAGATCGACGGTCGTCGACTGCGCATCACGAACCTCGACAAGGTCGTCTACCCCGAGACCGGCACCACCAAGGGCGAGATCATCGCCTACTACACGGCGATCGCGCCCCACATCCTGCCGCTGCTCGCCGGGCGTCCGGTCACCCGCAAGCGCTGGGTCGAGGGGGTCGGAACCGCGGATGCTCCCGCCGACGCGTTCTTCACGAAGCAGCTCGAACCGGGCGCTCCGAGCTGGATCCCCCGCCATGCGATCGAGCACTCCGACGGGCCCAAGGACTATCCGCTCGTCGACGACGTGCCGACCCTGGTCTGGCTCGCCCAGGTCGCAGCGATCGAGCTCCACGTGCCGCAGTGGCGCTTCACCGCGGATGGTCTGCCAGGCAGACCAGACCGCCTCGTGCTCGACCTCGACCCAGGACCCGGCGTCGAGCTCGCGCAGTGCGCCGAGGTCGCACGCATCGCACGCGGTCTGCTCACCGACATGGGGCTCGACCCCGTGCCCGTGACCAGCGGCAGCAAGGGCATCCACCTGTACGCCGCCCTGCCAGAGCAGCAGACGAGTGACGAGATCTCGCTGGTCGTGAAGGAGATCGCACGGCTCATCGAGGCGGAGCACCCCGACCTCGCCACCAGCATCATGGCCAAGGCCGCACGCGGAGGCAAGGTCTTCCTCGACTGGAGCCAGAACAACGGCAAGAAGACCACGATCTCGCCGTACTCGATGCGCGGCCGTGCGCAGCCGTGGGTTGCTGCGCCCCGCACCTGGGAGGAACTCGACGATCCTGACCTGGCGCAGCTCGATTTCGCGACCGTGCTCGAGCGCGCGGAATCGGGGCTGGATCCGCTTGCACCTCTGCGCAGCGATCACCCCCACGAGCGCCCCCACTCTGTCGAGACGAAGTCGGAGCAGACACCCGCAGAAGCGACCGTCACCCGATCGGCCGCCTCGCGCCACCGCCCTCGAATCGCCGCGGCCCCGAGTGCATCCGCACCAGTCACCCCGGCATCCGTCTCCCCCATGCTCGCCGAGAACGGCACCCCTGCCATCGCGCGCAGCCTCAGTTCGCCCTCGTGGGTCGAGGTCAAGTGGGACGGCATTCGCGCGATCGGCACCTGGGGCGACGGACGGATGCTGATCCACGCCCGCAGCGGCACCGACATCACTGCCCGCTACCCCGAGCTGACAGCTGACGGAGCGCCGTTCCTCCCTGTGACCGACGCGATCATCGACGGCGAGATCGTGGCATTCGATGCACACGGCAGACCGAGCTTCTCGATGCTGCAGAACCGCATGCACCTGACTCGGCCGCGCGAGATCGAACGCGAGGTCGTGCGCACTCCGATCGTCTACATGGCCTTCGATCTGCTGCGCCTCGACGGCCACGACCTCAGCTCGATGCCGCTCACGCAGCGACGCACCCTGCTCGAGGAGGTCATCTCCGACCTCGATGCGCCTGTGCAGGTGCCGCCCGTGTTCGACGACCTCGATGCGGCGCTGGCTGCGAGCGACGAGTTCGGCCTCGAGGGTGTCGTGGTGAAGGATCCGTCGTCGCGCTATCGCCCTGGTCAGCGCTCACCCTCCTGGCTCAAGATCAAGCACACCCGGATGCAGGAGGTCGTGATCGTCGGCATCCGCCCTGGCAAGGGCGACCGCGAGGGGACGTTCGGCTCACTGCTGCTCGCGGTGCCCGACGGCGGCCGGCTGAGGTACGTCGGCCGCGTGGGCACGGGCTTCACAGACCGGATGCTGCGCGACCTGCTCGCGCGCCTCGCCCCGCTGCGGGTCGACGCGGCGCCTCTCGACGGCGTCCCCGCGCTCGATGCCTCAGACGCGCTGTGGGTCGAGCCGGAGCTCGTCGGCGAAGTCGAGTTCGCGAACTGGACTCCCGACGGAGTGCTGCGACACTCGCGCTGGCGCGGCCTGCGCCCCGACAAGACGCCCGCAGAGGTCGTCGTCGAAGCCTGA
- the murI gene encoding glutamate racemase translates to MNDAPIGIFDSGVGGLTVARAIRAQLPRESFVYIGDTAHSPYGPKPIADVRRYSLEVLDTLVDQGVKMLVIACNTASAAMLRDARERYDIPVVEVIGPAVRRAVSTTRNGRVGVIGTVGTIGSRAYQDMLEVNERLEVFTAACPRFVEFVEGGITGTPEVLATAEEYLAPLRDAGVDTLVLGCTHYPFLRGAISYVMGEGVTLVSSDDETAGDVYRQLVRGDLLASSDATASYVYEATGDSTTEFTALANRLMGREVRDVQLVQTGVITLPATAPGS, encoded by the coding sequence ATGAACGACGCCCCGATCGGAATCTTCGACTCCGGTGTCGGCGGACTCACGGTGGCTCGTGCCATCCGAGCCCAGCTGCCCCGGGAATCGTTCGTCTACATCGGCGACACGGCCCATTCCCCGTACGGCCCGAAGCCCATCGCGGACGTGCGGCGCTACAGTCTCGAGGTCCTCGACACGCTGGTCGATCAGGGTGTCAAAATGCTCGTGATCGCCTGCAACACCGCATCTGCAGCCATGCTTCGCGACGCGCGGGAGCGGTATGACATCCCTGTCGTCGAGGTGATCGGTCCGGCAGTGCGCCGAGCCGTCTCGACCACCCGCAACGGACGTGTGGGAGTCATCGGCACAGTCGGGACGATCGGCTCACGTGCCTATCAGGACATGCTCGAGGTGAATGAGCGCCTCGAAGTGTTCACCGCCGCGTGCCCTCGTTTCGTGGAGTTCGTCGAGGGCGGCATCACCGGCACTCCGGAGGTGCTCGCCACCGCCGAGGAGTACCTTGCCCCGCTGCGCGACGCCGGCGTCGACACCCTGGTGCTCGGGTGCACGCACTACCCGTTCCTCCGCGGTGCGATCAGCTACGTGATGGGGGAGGGCGTCACGCTCGTCTCCAGCGACGACGAGACCGCGGGCGATGTGTACCGTCAGCTCGTGCGCGGCGACCTGCTCGCATCCTCCGACGCCACGGCGTCGTATGTCTACGAGGCGACCGGTGATTCCACGACCGAGTTCACCGCCCTCGCCAACCGTCTGATGGGCCGGGAGGTGCGCGACGTCCAGCTCGTGCAGACCGGCGTCATCACGCTCCCCGCTACGGCCCCCGGCTCGTAG
- the rdgB gene encoding RdgB/HAM1 family non-canonical purine NTP pyrophosphatase: protein MKVVLATHNAHKVAEFQQIVAATRPDLEIIAYDGPEPVEDGVTFAENALIKARAAAHHTGLVALADDSGICVDVLGGSPGVFSAYWAGQKKDATANLELLLDQLHDIADPHRAAHFNSTIAMVFPDGREHVVVGNWPGRLAREASGGGGFGYDPIFIPDGQPDGRERTVGAFSDVEKQAQSHRARAFAELVPLLAGL from the coding sequence ATGAAGGTCGTCCTCGCCACGCACAACGCGCACAAGGTCGCGGAGTTCCAGCAGATCGTCGCGGCGACGCGTCCGGATCTCGAGATCATCGCGTACGACGGCCCGGAGCCGGTCGAAGACGGCGTCACGTTCGCGGAGAACGCCCTCATCAAGGCGCGCGCTGCCGCGCACCACACGGGGCTCGTCGCTCTCGCCGACGACTCGGGCATCTGCGTCGACGTGCTGGGCGGGTCGCCAGGAGTGTTCTCGGCCTATTGGGCGGGGCAGAAGAAGGATGCCACGGCCAACCTCGAGCTGCTGCTCGACCAGCTGCATGACATCGCAGATCCGCACCGCGCCGCGCACTTCAACTCGACGATCGCGATGGTCTTTCCGGATGGTCGCGAGCACGTGGTCGTCGGGAACTGGCCCGGTCGTCTGGCGCGGGAGGCGTCCGGCGGCGGTGGATTCGGGTACGACCCGATCTTCATCCCCGACGGCCAGCCTGACGGGCGCGAGCGCACGGTCGGCGCTTTCTCTGACGTGGAGAAGCAGGCCCAGTCGCATCGAGCGCGTGCGTTCGCCGAACTGGTGCCGCTGCTCGCAGGACTCTGA
- a CDS encoding CpaF family protein encodes MIQPSVLVAERVRQRLRAEGTDPTFDSAAARTVTLAEVRRFNDLALARGAAMIDDEAACVRDVLAAVSGFGALQPLLDDPEIEEIWLNGPESIHIARGGVAERIELRLTESALRDLVERMLQSTGRRVDISQPFVDASLPDGSRLHVAIADVVRGAWSVNIRKFLPRFRTLDALVEHGALTAQLGDLLREAMRAGKSVVVSGATHAGKTTFLGALLASCADRQRIITVEETFELAVQGPDAVSLQGRQASLEGTGEITLRRLVKEALRMRPDRLVVGEVRDAEALDLVLALNTGVPGAATVHANSAAEALDKLTLLPLLAGRNIDRAFIVPVLARAVDLVVHCVRGDDGVRRVHEVIAPTGEVIEGRIVAREVYIRGAAVAGGAVWRRGEPQPAGGTR; translated from the coding sequence GTGATCCAGCCTTCCGTCCTCGTCGCAGAGCGCGTCCGGCAGCGACTCCGCGCTGAGGGCACGGATCCGACCTTCGACTCCGCGGCCGCGCGCACGGTCACGCTGGCGGAGGTGCGCAGGTTCAACGATCTGGCGCTCGCACGGGGTGCGGCGATGATCGACGACGAAGCCGCATGCGTGCGCGACGTGCTCGCAGCGGTGAGCGGCTTCGGGGCTTTGCAGCCGCTTCTCGACGACCCGGAGATCGAGGAGATCTGGCTCAACGGTCCCGAGAGCATCCACATCGCGCGCGGCGGAGTCGCAGAGCGCATCGAGTTGCGTCTCACGGAGTCGGCCCTGCGCGATCTCGTCGAACGGATGCTGCAGTCGACCGGCCGCCGTGTCGACATCAGTCAGCCGTTCGTGGATGCGTCTCTTCCCGACGGGTCTCGCCTGCATGTCGCCATCGCGGATGTCGTCCGGGGCGCCTGGTCGGTCAACATCCGCAAGTTCCTGCCCCGTTTTCGCACCCTCGATGCGCTGGTCGAGCACGGCGCCCTGACCGCACAGCTCGGCGATCTGCTGCGCGAGGCGATGCGCGCGGGCAAGAGTGTCGTGGTGTCGGGCGCCACCCATGCGGGCAAGACCACGTTCCTCGGGGCGCTGCTCGCCTCGTGCGCCGACCGTCAACGGATCATCACCGTCGAGGAGACCTTCGAGCTCGCTGTGCAGGGTCCCGATGCCGTCTCCTTGCAGGGGCGTCAGGCGAGCCTCGAAGGAACCGGCGAGATCACGCTGCGCAGGCTCGTGAAAGAGGCGTTGCGGATGCGGCCCGATCGCCTGGTGGTGGGTGAGGTCAGAGATGCGGAGGCGCTTGACCTCGTGCTCGCGCTGAACACCGGTGTGCCGGGCGCTGCGACCGTGCACGCGAACTCCGCTGCCGAGGCGCTCGACAAGCTCACGCTGCTCCCGCTGCTCGCCGGACGGAACATAGACAGAGCATTCATCGTGCCTGTGCTCGCGAGAGCGGTCGATCTCGTCGTGCACTGCGTGCGCGGCGATGACGGAGTCAGACGGGTGCACGAGGTCATCGCGCCGACCGGCGAGGTGATCGAGGGGCGGATCGTCGCGCGAGAGGTCTACATCCGCGGCGCCGCCGTCGCAGGCGGTGCGGTGTGGCGACGCGGCGAGCCGCAACCTGCGGGAGGCACACGATGA